One Herbaspirillum rubrisubalbicans genomic window carries:
- the moaD gene encoding molybdopterin converting factor subunit 1: MKIELRFFASVREALQTSQEVIELPDSVKTVGDVRAFLIGRGGIWAEVLSPEKNLRMAYDHEMTEADTAIADGGEVAFFPPVTGG; the protein is encoded by the coding sequence ATGAAAATCGAATTGCGTTTCTTCGCCAGCGTGCGCGAAGCCCTCCAGACTTCGCAGGAAGTGATCGAACTACCGGACAGCGTCAAGACCGTGGGCGACGTGCGCGCCTTCCTGATCGGCCGCGGTGGCATCTGGGCCGAGGTACTGAGCCCGGAAAAAAACCTGCGCATGGCCTACGACCATGAGATGACCGAGGCCGATACCGCCATTGCCGATGGCGGCGAAGTCGCCTTCTTCCCGCCGGTCACCGGAGGCTGA
- a CDS encoding gluconate:H+ symporter, translated as MISTQLAAWAAQDTQLLLVTLAALVTIVVLISFLSIAPFLSILIGTFVAGIGAGLPLEDIAKAFSKGAGSLLGEAGIIIALGAMLGALMAESGAADRIVNTLLRYARGSIIPWMMALVALVVGLPLFFEVGLVMMAPIIFVMARRSDLPIMRVAIPALAGMTTLHALLPPHPGPLIAVSALHADLGTTMLLGFIVAIPAVIIAGPLYGNFLAPRLKLSEPDQIGKLFTAREGQSQPGFVAALVTILLPVALMLGRTVARIWVTPKTELFEMLNFFGEPIIALTVTVLFAVVVLGWGQGSSRFEVGATLRRALPPIAGLLLTIGAGGGLKQTLLSAGISDTITKIAAGTHMPLILLAWIIAVALRQATGSATVATTATAGIVAPLVAGLSATHNSLMALAIGAGSVFFCHVNDAGFWMVKEYFGLNLKQTLATWSVIQTLVSVIGLGMTLLLWGLLV; from the coding sequence TTGATTTCGACTCAACTGGCCGCCTGGGCGGCCCAGGACACGCAGTTGCTGCTGGTCACACTAGCCGCGCTGGTGACCATCGTGGTGCTGATCAGCTTCCTGTCCATCGCGCCCTTCCTGTCCATCCTCATCGGCACCTTCGTGGCCGGCATCGGTGCCGGCCTGCCGCTGGAAGACATCGCCAAGGCCTTCAGCAAGGGCGCCGGCAGCCTGTTGGGCGAAGCCGGCATCATTATCGCCTTGGGTGCCATGCTGGGTGCCCTCATGGCCGAGTCCGGCGCGGCTGACCGCATCGTCAACACGCTGCTGCGCTATGCGCGCGGCAGCATCATCCCCTGGATGATGGCGCTGGTGGCCCTGGTGGTGGGCCTGCCGTTGTTCTTCGAGGTGGGCTTGGTGATGATGGCGCCGATCATCTTCGTCATGGCCCGTCGCTCCGATTTGCCCATCATGCGCGTGGCCATTCCTGCGCTGGCTGGCATGACCACGCTGCACGCGCTGCTGCCGCCGCATCCGGGCCCGCTCATTGCCGTCTCGGCGCTGCACGCGGACCTGGGCACGACCATGCTGCTGGGCTTCATCGTGGCCATTCCGGCGGTCATCATCGCCGGCCCCCTGTATGGCAACTTCCTGGCGCCACGCCTGAAGCTGTCCGAGCCGGACCAGATCGGCAAGCTCTTCACGGCCCGTGAAGGCCAATCGCAACCCGGCTTCGTGGCCGCACTGGTGACCATCCTGCTGCCGGTGGCGCTGATGCTGGGGCGCACGGTGGCGCGCATCTGGGTCACACCCAAGACCGAGCTGTTCGAGATGCTCAATTTCTTTGGCGAACCCATCATCGCGCTCACCGTCACTGTGCTCTTTGCCGTGGTGGTGCTGGGCTGGGGCCAGGGCAGCAGCCGCTTTGAAGTCGGTGCCACGCTGCGCCGCGCCTTGCCGCCCATTGCCGGCCTGTTGCTGACCATCGGTGCCGGTGGCGGCTTGAAGCAGACCCTGTTGTCGGCCGGCATCAGCGACACCATCACCAAGATCGCCGCCGGCACCCACATGCCGCTGATCCTGCTGGCTTGGATCATCGCGGTGGCGCTGCGCCAGGCCACCGGCTCGGCCACTGTCGCCACCACCGCCACCGCTGGCATCGTTGCGCCGCTGGTAGCGGGTCTGTCGGCGACCCACAATTCCTTGATGGCGCTGGCCATCGGCGCCGGCTCGGTGTTCTTCTGCCACGTCAATGACGCCGGCTTCTGGATGGTCAAGGAATACTTCGGCCTGAACCTGAAGCAGACCTTGGCCACCTGGTCGGTAATCCAGACCCTGGTGTCGGTGATCGGGCTGGGCATGACCTTGCTGCTGTGGGGGCTCTTGGTCTGA
- the thrC gene encoding threonine synthase: MHYVSTRGHAATPSFSDILLGGLAPDGGLYLPAQYPQVSGAELDQWRKLSYADLAFEVLKKFATDIPDADLKALAHKTYTADIYRNTRAGEDAAQITPLRTLQEQDGKKLVLQSLSNGPTLAFKDMAMQLLGNLFEYALAKKGAELNIVGATSGDTGSAAEYAMRGKQGIRVFMLSPHKKMSAFQTAQMFSLQDPNIFNLAVEGVFDDCQDIVKAISNDLEYKAAKKIGTVNSINWARVVAQVVYYFRGYLAATTSNEQKVSFTVPSGNFGNICAGHIARMMGLPIDKLVVATNENDVLDEFFRTGIYRVRKSAETYHTSSPSMDISKASNFERFVYDLLGRDSTRVKALFHKVETEGGFDLSGQAGSDGNEFASVIQYGFASGKSTHADRLETIRFAEKTYGITVDTHTADGIKVAREHLAPGVTMIVLETALPAKFNETIREALGRDADRPAGFENIEALPQRFEVMPADAARVKAYVAEHTGL; the protein is encoded by the coding sequence ATGCACTACGTTTCCACCCGCGGTCACGCTGCCACTCCTTCCTTTTCCGACATCCTGCTGGGCGGCCTGGCCCCGGACGGCGGTCTGTACCTGCCGGCCCAGTACCCCCAGGTCAGTGGCGCCGAGCTGGACCAATGGCGCAAGCTGTCGTATGCCGACCTGGCCTTCGAGGTGTTGAAGAAATTCGCCACCGACATCCCTGACGCCGACCTGAAGGCGCTGGCGCACAAGACCTATACCGCCGACATCTATCGCAACACCCGCGCCGGCGAAGACGCCGCTCAGATCACGCCGCTGCGCACCCTGCAGGAGCAGGATGGCAAGAAGCTGGTGCTGCAAAGCCTGTCCAACGGTCCTACGCTGGCCTTCAAGGACATGGCCATGCAATTGCTGGGCAACCTGTTCGAATATGCGCTGGCCAAGAAGGGCGCTGAATTGAACATCGTCGGTGCCACCTCCGGCGACACCGGCAGCGCCGCCGAATATGCCATGCGCGGCAAGCAGGGCATCCGTGTCTTCATGCTGTCGCCGCACAAGAAGATGAGCGCCTTCCAGACTGCCCAGATGTTCAGCCTGCAAGACCCCAACATCTTCAACCTGGCCGTAGAAGGCGTCTTTGACGACTGCCAGGATATCGTCAAGGCCATCTCCAACGACCTGGAATACAAGGCCGCCAAGAAGATCGGCACCGTCAACTCGATCAACTGGGCGCGCGTGGTGGCGCAGGTGGTGTACTACTTCCGTGGCTATCTGGCCGCCACCACCAGCAATGAGCAGAAGGTGTCCTTCACCGTCCCCTCGGGCAACTTCGGCAACATCTGCGCCGGCCATATCGCGCGCATGATGGGCCTGCCCATCGACAAGCTGGTGGTGGCCACCAACGAAAACGATGTGCTCGACGAATTCTTCCGTACCGGCATCTACCGCGTGCGCAAGTCAGCCGAGACCTACCACACCAGCAGCCCCAGCATGGACATCAGCAAGGCCTCCAACTTTGAGCGTTTTGTCTATGACCTGCTGGGCCGTGACAGCACCCGCGTCAAAGCCCTGTTCCACAAGGTCGAGACCGAGGGTGGATTCGACCTGAGCGGTCAGGCCGGCAGCGATGGCAATGAATTCGCCAGTGTGATCCAGTATGGCTTTGCCTCCGGCAAGTCCACCCATGCTGACCGCCTGGAGACTATCCGCTTTGCCGAAAAGACCTATGGCATCACGGTCGATACCCATACCGCCGATGGCATCAAGGTGGCGCGCGAACACCTGGCACCGGGCGTGACCATGATCGTGCTGGAGACCGCTTTGCCGGCCAAGTTCAACGAAACCATCCGCGAAGCCCTGGGCCGCGATGCCGACCGGCCCGCCGGTTTCGAGAACATCGAGGCGCTGCCGCAGCGCTTCGAGGTGATGCCTGCTGACGCCGCGCGGGTGAAGGCCTACGTGGCCGAGCATACCGGCCTGTAA
- the moaE gene encoding molybdopterin synthase catalytic subunit MoaE, translating to MPVRVQTADFDLSTEVAQLRLSNPRVGAVVSFVGTVRDLNEGAAVSAMELEHYPVMTERALEQIVQQAKVRWPICEALVIHRVGPLQPCEQIVLVAVTSPHRGEAFAACEFIMDYLKTQAPFWKKEQTPQGARWVDARESDDTALAKWTQQ from the coding sequence ATGCCCGTTCGTGTCCAGACTGCCGATTTCGACCTCTCCACCGAAGTGGCGCAATTGCGTCTTTCCAATCCTCGCGTGGGTGCCGTGGTCAGCTTCGTGGGCACGGTGCGCGACCTCAATGAGGGCGCCGCCGTTTCGGCCATGGAGCTGGAACACTACCCGGTCATGACCGAGCGCGCCCTGGAGCAGATCGTGCAGCAGGCCAAGGTGCGCTGGCCCATCTGCGAGGCGCTGGTGATCCACCGCGTCGGTCCCTTGCAGCCGTGCGAACAGATCGTGCTGGTGGCGGTGACCTCGCCCCATCGCGGCGAAGCCTTCGCCGCTTGCGAGTTCATCATGGATTACCTCAAGACCCAGGCGCCGTTCTGGAAAAAGGAACAGACGCCGCAAGGCGCGCGCTGGGTCGATGCTCGCGAGAGCGACGACACCGCGCTCGCCAAATGGACACAACAATAA
- a CDS encoding class I SAM-dependent methyltransferase — MSVRRDPVADTIAHYGSHAESFRQGTWEHDVSQNMAALLESLSARAGQAGQGPFTVLDLGCGPGRDLLEFTRRGHVAVGLDGTAEFVEMARAASGCEVLHQDFLQLDLPLQRFDGIFANASLFHVPSAELPRVLGQLRASLKPGGILFSSNPRGADLEGWSGPRYGVWHSLEGWRGYLEPAGFIELRHYYRPDGLPREQQPWLASIWQKTEDAN, encoded by the coding sequence GTGAGCGTGCGCCGCGATCCCGTCGCCGACACGATTGCGCATTACGGCAGCCATGCCGAGAGCTTTCGCCAAGGCACCTGGGAGCATGACGTCAGCCAGAACATGGCGGCGCTGCTGGAGTCCTTGAGCGCCAGGGCGGGCCAGGCCGGGCAGGGACCGTTCACGGTGCTCGATTTGGGCTGCGGTCCGGGGCGCGATCTGCTTGAATTCACCCGCCGCGGCCATGTGGCCGTGGGGCTGGACGGCACTGCCGAATTTGTCGAGATGGCGCGTGCGGCCTCGGGCTGCGAAGTCCTGCACCAAGACTTCCTGCAACTGGACCTGCCACTGCAGCGCTTTGACGGCATCTTCGCCAATGCGTCGCTATTCCATGTGCCCTCGGCCGAGTTGCCGCGCGTATTGGGCCAGTTGCGTGCCAGCCTCAAGCCGGGTGGCATCCTGTTCAGTTCCAATCCGCGCGGGGCCGACCTGGAAGGCTGGAGCGGGCCGCGCTATGGCGTCTGGCATAGCCTGGAGGGCTGGCGCGGCTACCTGGAGCCAGCAGGATTCATTGAATTGCGGCATTATTACCGCCCTGACGGCTTGCCGCGCGAGCAGCAGCCGTGGTTGGCCAGCATCTGGCAGAAAACAGAAGATGCGAACTGA
- the glp gene encoding gephyrin-like molybdotransferase Glp, with protein MQSVSQALDILLAAAVPVEQSETIDTLGACGRVLAAPVQAHINVPGMDNSQMDGYAVRAADCVSGDTRLRVSQRIPAGHVGQALEPGTAARIFTGAMMPEGADAVVMQEACEADGEHVVIRHVPKAGEWVRTIGEDIRQGSIILAAGTRLRAQELGLAASIGQAQLQVVRPVRVAVFFTGDELTMPGQPLKPGGIYNSNRFLLRGLLQQLGCQVSDYGIVPDSLEATRQTLREAAREHDLIITSGGVSVGEEDHVKPAVQAEGRIKLWQIAMKPGKPLAFGQVRRGQGVEEGGSEAFFLGLPGNPVASFVTFLLFVRPFLLRLQGLPREAVLPQPVAMRADFDWPRADRRQEFLRVRRNAQGGLDLFPSQGSAVLTSTAWADGLVDNPPGQTIAAGDMVQFLAFDHLLY; from the coding sequence ATGCAAAGCGTCAGCCAGGCACTCGATATCTTGCTGGCCGCCGCCGTACCGGTCGAGCAGAGCGAGACCATCGATACTCTGGGCGCCTGTGGGCGCGTGCTGGCTGCGCCGGTGCAGGCGCACATCAACGTGCCGGGCATGGACAATTCGCAGATGGATGGTTACGCCGTGCGCGCTGCCGATTGCGTCTCGGGTGACACGCGGCTACGGGTTTCCCAGCGCATCCCGGCCGGCCACGTCGGCCAAGCGCTGGAGCCCGGCACGGCAGCCCGCATCTTTACCGGCGCCATGATGCCTGAGGGAGCGGATGCGGTGGTCATGCAGGAAGCCTGCGAGGCCGATGGCGAGCACGTGGTGATCCGCCATGTGCCCAAGGCAGGGGAATGGGTACGGACCATCGGCGAAGACATCCGCCAGGGCAGCATCATCCTCGCCGCCGGGACTCGCTTGCGCGCGCAGGAGCTGGGCCTGGCGGCTTCCATCGGGCAGGCGCAGCTGCAGGTGGTGCGCCCGGTACGGGTGGCGGTCTTCTTCACCGGCGATGAATTGACCATGCCAGGCCAGCCCCTGAAACCGGGGGGCATCTACAATTCCAACCGTTTTTTGCTGCGCGGTCTGCTGCAACAACTGGGTTGCCAGGTCAGCGATTACGGCATCGTCCCCGACAGTTTGGAGGCTACCCGCCAGACCCTGCGCGAGGCTGCGCGCGAGCATGATCTCATCATCACCAGCGGCGGCGTCTCGGTGGGGGAAGAAGACCATGTGAAGCCTGCTGTCCAAGCCGAAGGGCGTATCAAGCTGTGGCAGATCGCCATGAAGCCTGGCAAGCCCTTGGCCTTCGGCCAGGTGCGACGCGGACAAGGAGTGGAAGAGGGGGGAAGTGAAGCTTTCTTCCTTGGGCTGCCGGGCAATCCGGTGGCTTCCTTCGTCACTTTCCTGCTGTTCGTGCGGCCCTTCCTGCTGCGCCTGCAAGGCTTGCCGCGCGAGGCGGTGTTGCCGCAGCCGGTGGCCATGCGCGCCGATTTCGACTGGCCCCGTGCCGACCGTCGCCAGGAATTCCTGCGCGTGCGCCGCAATGCCCAAGGCGGCCTGGATCTTTTCCCCAGCCAGGGATCGGCGGTGCTGACCTCGACCGCCTGGGCCGATGGTTTGGTCGACAATCCGCCTGGACAGACCATCGCTGCTGGCGACATGGTGCAGTTCCTGGCCTTCGATCACCTGTTGTACTGA